A window from Plasmodium relictum strain SGS1 genome assembly, chromosome: 7 encodes these proteins:
- the NBP35 gene encoding cytosolic Fe-S cluster assembly factor NBP35, putative has product MYVYTKKDLITFFFGSFAGLALSYALIERRKLLEYLNYGIKRLKKVKIKNKKSPANTIPEECPGVDSENAGKSKICEGCPNRNICNDPELKKEKEKEKNRIFNDVKENLKNVKCKILILSGKGGVGKSTVAAQIAFALSYLNYDVGLLDIDICGPSIPILTKTVNSDVNYSMNGWIPIYKNNLSIMSVGYLLPNFDDPVIWRGPKKNGLIKQFLCDVYWKNLDFLIIDTPPGTSDEHLTICSYLKENLDGCLIVTTPHILSICDVKKEIEFCKKTNIPILGIVENMYQSIFISNYTVENMCSEMNVPYSGRVTFHPNLIEACQKGLGCCDLDPFSSSSKEIFFLCKFFIEKILKKCTQQLNENNENSSLKENKEEKKCNDDEISNKFNTSSCMKENLPKVQMLNELLNEINLCIEEKDK; this is encoded by the coding sequence atgtatgtatacACGAAAAAGGATTTAATTACATTTTTCTTTGGATCATTTGCAGGATTAGCCTTGAGTTATGCTTTAATTGAAAGAAGAAAGTTATTAGAATATTTGAATTATGGAATTAAGAGGTTaaagaaagtaaaaataaaaaataaaaaaagccCTGCAAACACTATCCCAGAAGAATGTCCAGGTGTTGATAGTGAAAATGCAGGAAAGTCTAAAATATGTGAAGGTTGTCCCAATAGGAATATATGCAATGATCCCGAATtgaagaaagaaaaagaaaaagaaaaaaatcgAATTTTCAATGATGTGAAAGAAAACTTAAAAAATGTCAAGTGTAAAATTTTGATATTATCTGGTAAAGGTGGTGTAGGAAAGTCTACTGTTGCTGCTCAAATTGCTTTTGCATTatcttatttaaattatgatgTTGGATTATTAGATATTGATATATGTGGACCTTCTATTCCCATTTTAACAAAAACAGTAAATAGTGATGTGAATTACAGCATGAATGGATGGATAccaatttataaaaataatttatctatCATGTCTGTTGGTTACTTATTACCGAACTTTGATGACCCTGTAATATGGAGAGGCCCCAAAAAAAATGGTTTAATTAAACAATTTTTGTGTGATGTTTACTGGAAGAATTTAGACTTTTTAATTATTGATACTCCACCAGGAACTAGTGATGAACATTTGACTATTTGTTCTTacttaaaagaaaatttagatGGTTGTTTGATTGTTACAACCCCTCATATTCTCTCTATATGTGATGTTAAGAAGGAAATAGAATTCTgtaaaaaaactaatattCCAATTCTAGGTATTGTAGAAAATATGTATCaatctatttttatatcaaaCTACACAGTTGAAAATATGTGTTCAGAAATGAATGTGCCATATTCAGGAAGAGTAACTTTTCATCCAAATCTCATTGAGGCATGCCAAAAAGGTTTAGGTTGCTGTGATTTGGATCCATTTAGTTCATCAtctaaagaaatattttttttatgcaagttttttattgaaaaaattcTCAAAAAATGCACACAACagttaaatgaaaataatgaaaactcTTCATTAAAGGAAAACaaagaagagaaaaaatGCAATGATGACGAaatatcaaataaatttaatactTCAAGTTGTATGAAGGAAAATTTACCAAAAGTTCAAATgttaaatgaattattaaatgaaatcAATTTATGTattgaagaaaaagataagtaa
- a CDS encoding DNA primase large subunit, putative gives MIVRKRSINGIPVEKGKLHEKKLQNITIKNYEINNDYNKTTFFDYYSCIYPFNMPISLYKYPPIFGYCSLSDFQEISAKRLALLQFLDTCTITADDERDQFNNQKKNDKNYSLNNSLENKSKIIRQKIYEYKFGIQSMKNYNKEEMENIIMTDLLSHYILRIAFSKDKEKQQWFLKQELKLFSFRLNELKNINVLNSQNISESERGLIHLLKRENLNYEFISKPPVTYGNKNEEWDKYTSFIQNKDIIEKLFKIPFYPDSYFLVKDHKVCVEKSIAYVPDIYLDAILMSQFKLNIKESFKYLERNEKMLLNIQNDVRISPFLSALPKAYVAKDFRQNYEHTEDTRLNPQNLYNVYKQSFPPCMRRIFVNYIKEKHLKHWGRQQLWLFLKGAGMTLEENIQTNRSIWIQSDKFDKEHRYNIRYMYGKEGKKTDFSPYNCSKIINNFPVPSGSDTHGCPFKNFDESHLRSLLFFFGLSEEQIKSIMPFKKNNEYQLACVKFFMETHPGSAGDGVGNHPNSYYVESRKYYKLKASTEKTPSY, from the exons atgatagtaAGAAAAAGATCAATCAATGGTATACCAGTTGAGAAAGGAAAGTTACATGAAAAAAAACTTCAAAACATCACAATTAAGaattatgaaataaataatgattacAATAAAACAACtttttttgattattatAGCTGTATATATCCATTTAATATGCCCATAAGCTTATACAAATATCCCCCCATTTTTGGATACTGTAGCTTAAGCGATTTTCAAGAAATAAGTGCAAAAAGGTTAGCTTTACTTCAATTTTTAGATACTTGTACAATAACTGCAGATGATGAAAGAGATCAATTTAataaccaaaaaaaaaatgataaaaattattcattgAATAATTCTTTAGAGAATAAAAGCAAAATAATAAGgcaaaaaatttatgaatataaatttgGTATACAAtcaatgaaaaattataataaggaagaaatggaaaatattataatgacTGATTTATTAtctcattatattttaaggATTGCATTTTCtaaagataaagaaaaacaacAATGGTTTTTGAAGcaagaattaaaattattttcttttagattaaatgaattaaaaaatataaatgttcTTAATTCACAGAATATAAGTGAAAGTGAAAGAggtttaattcatttattaaaaagagaaaaccTAAATTATGAATTCATTTCAAAACCTCCAGTTACATATGGAAATAAGAACGAAGAATGGGATAAGTATACATCatttattcaaaataaagatattattgaaaaattatttaagatTCCGTTTTACCCTGATTCATACTTTTTGGTAAAAGATCACAAAGTGTGTGTTGAAAAATCAATAGCTTATGTTCCTGATATTTATTTGGATGCTATATTGATGTCTCagttcaaattaaatattaaagaatcatttaaatatttagagagaaatgaaaaaatgcttttaaatatacaaaatgATGTTAGAATATCTCCCTTTTTATCAGCATTACCAAAAGCTTATGTAGCTAAAGATTTTAGACAAAATTATGAACATACAGAAGATACCAGATTAAATCctcaaaatttatataatgtaTACAAACAATCCTTTCCCCCTTGTATGCGTAGAATATttgttaattatattaaagaaaaacatTTAAAACATTGGGGAAGACAGCAATTAtggttatttttaaaaggaGCAGGAATGACACTTGAAGAAAATATTCAAACTAATAGATCTATATGGATACAATCTGATAAATTTGATAAAGAGCATAGATATAATATACGTTATATGTATGGAaaagaaggaaaaaaaaCTGATTTTAGTCCATACAACTgttcaaaaataataaataattttcctGTTCCATCTGGTAGTGATACACATGGCTGcccttttaaaaattttgatgaATCACATTTAAGAAgtcttcttttcttttttggaTTAAGTGAAGAGCAAATCAAATCAATTATgccatttaaaaaaaataatgagtATCAGCTAGCTtgtgtaaaattttttatggaAACTCATCCAGGTTCTGCTGGTGATGGAGTAGGAAATCATCCAAATTCTTATTATGTTGAGAGcagaaa atattaCAAATTAAAAGCATCTACAGAAAAAACACCAAGTTATTAA
- a CDS encoding phosphatidylinositol N-acetylglucosaminyltransferase, putative encodes MDHIKNATPKSEIKKKKWKKILYEDLGYEDNYVHRSFLSSLLTNFEIKYKYSYVCHRMLCVNHQIILVLFLLIAYYYIDKNIITYKFVSAISIITIILKEIIIYETHRSLNSSLKNILDTIITIGIIWILSPVLITLTQTHSDDTVYLVSILLLLIHLMFHNYGFIFEKNKNIDIFDATSLSCVVIASVILGSRLSSILQVFSFLFLSSILFFYSPFIVQTIALKNISYYNYILFPILFLILSLSIINISITFFYINLVGHIFVLLIVPAFFVEKHRLKTKLEGPWDICNIPSR; translated from the exons atggatcatataaaaaatgcaaCACCTAAAAGTGAAATT aaaaaaaaaaaatggaaaaaaatattatatgaaGATCTGGGCTATGAAGATAATTATGTACATAGAAGTTTTCTGAGTTCTCTTTTAACaaatt ttgagataaaatataaatattcctATGTGTGCCATAGAATGTTATGTGTAAATCACCAAATAATACTTGTATTGTTTCTTTTAATAGCATATTATTacatagataaaaatataataacatATAA atTTGTAAGCGCAATCAGTATTATCACTATAATactaaaagaaataataatttatgaaACCCATAGGTCATTAAata gttccttaaaaaatattttagataCAATAATTACCATTGGAATTATATGg attcTATCTCCTGTGTTAATTACTTTAACTCAGACTCACAGTGATGATACAGTTTATTTGGTGTCCATAT TACTTCTCTTGATTCACCTAATGTTTCACAATTATGGTTTTATTTTTga gaaaaataaaaatatagatatatttGATGCAACATCTTTAAGCTGTGTTGTTATTGCAAGTGTTATATTGGGCTCTCGCCTATCTTCAATCCTACAA gttttttcttttctatttctGTCTTCAAT tctttttttttattctccTTTTATAGTTCAAACTATAGcc CTAAAGAACATTagttattataattatattttattcccAATTTTGTTCCTAATTTTATCTTTGtcaataataaatatttctattacttttttttacataaactTAGTTGG GCATATTTTTGTACTTTTAATTGTCCCTGCTTTTTTTGTTGAAAAGCATAGATTAAAAAC taAATTAGAAGGACCATGGGATATATGTAATATACCTTCAAGATAG